One segment of Panicum virgatum strain AP13 chromosome 1K, P.virgatum_v5, whole genome shotgun sequence DNA contains the following:
- the LOC120653255 gene encoding uncharacterized protein LOC120653255: MLKPQSDEEATVNATRARSSRRRLAATSFLPELLVVWEILVRLPAAALLRCRAVCRSWRDLTSTSEFLLAHHLRQPSLPLVSFCGEIDACRRNVDAGLDALDFRRRPAERRPVLRFSDYSRRGSFKVHASCDGLLLLSLSNNTFYICNPATRQWTTLPSLHGGVAGLYRHSSSGEYRILYKQWTDEDDFVCYYVRTVASSAKPTARRMSCPTVGNSPRANLFEMDGTLGISPADESSMVLKLWVLQDYETEAWSLKYRIRLPIIEVKRTPYARPPQYSFNGVLVSKEGDVLFWSDDRSRGHLFHCDSKGKLLQKLHGDHVSSGVSGQWFKESLVRHDFFERQDGCRRRRVSQPRFFSGL, translated from the exons atgctCAAACCACAGAGTGATGAGGAGGCCACGGTGAATGCCACGAGAGCAAGGAGTTCCAGGAGACGCCTTGCTGCCACCTCGTTCCTCCCGGAGCTGCTCGTCGTGTGGGAGATCCTCGTccgcctcccggcggcggcgcttctcCGCTGCCGCGCGGTCTGCCGCTCCTGGCGCGACCTCACCTCCACCTCCGAATTCCTCCTCGCCCACCACCTGCGCCAGCCGTCGCTCCCGCTCGTCTCCTTCTGCGGCGAGATCGACGCCTGCCGAAGAAACGTCGACGCCGGCCTCGACGCCTTGGACTTCCGGCGACGCCCCGCCGAGCGCCGCCCTGTGCTCCGCTTCAGCGACTACAGCCGCCGCGGCAGCTTCAAGGTCCACGCCTCCTGCgacggcctgctgctgctgtccctcTCCAATAATACCTTCTACATCTGCAACCCGGCCACGCGCCAGTGGACCACACTGCCCAGCCTCCATGGCGGCGTCGCGGGGCTCTACCGGCACAGCTCGTCGGGCGAGTACCGCATCTTGTACAAGCAGTGGACAGATGAGGATGATTTCGTCTGCTACTACGTCCGCACCGTGGCCTCCTCCGCGAAGCCAAC GGCCAGGCGGATGTCTTGTCCAACCGTTGGCAATTCGCCACGGGCGAATCTGTTTGAGATGGACGGCACGCTTGGCATCAGCCCTGCTGATGAGAGCAGCATGGTACTGAAGCTATGGGTGCTGCAGGACTACGAGACGGAGGCGTGGTCACTCAAGTACCGGATCCGACTTCCAATAATTGAGGTGAAAAGGACTCCTTACGCTAGGCCGCCGCAGTACAGTTTCAACGGGGTCCTTGTGTCCAAGGAAGGGGATGTGCTGTTCTGGTCCGACGACCGTTCTCGTGGTCACCTTTTTCACTGCGACAGCAAGGGCAAGTTGCTTCAGAAGCTCCATGGGGATCATGTGTCTTCAGGTGTTAGTGGACAGTGGTTCAAAGAAAGCCTCGTCAGGCATGACTTCTTCGAGAGGCAAGATggctgtcgccgtcgccgcgtgaGCCAGCCGCGGTTCTTTTCAGGACTCTAG